The genomic interval gcgaaaataatagtgctacaccttgtccaaacatttatcaatgtcctacagattctaatttaaagaaagaatgtgaaatatggtcactgtcttgcttttcatttcgcatatgtaagctaaaacacattatttagtttgtttacaaagtagtgcataagaaaagatacggtggtcaaggaatgccacattccaaaactaaaagagtatattccccttaatacattaaacatttatcgttacagaagtctagtggcttacaataagggcctagaaatgttgccattattaatttttaacttggtattcatgaactacaatgcacttaaatatcaaacacattcaacaaacttttgaaaatgtattgtcttaaaaatccctaaaataaggtatgaaatttggttgagaggtccaatcaatgtgtatatgtgcaaaagtaacattctaatcttgttcacaaaagttactaatacacagcaggcatgtcaatgatcaaaactggacgaatatacagttaacctcactttaatgtcatttataatttgtccttgaattctccaccatacttttcataactctgtttgcacgagttgcacgagaatgctgtcattcacgtaaaaaaatggggtcaaataagttgtaaatgcaatatcatctaaacgtaattaatggattatgcagttcaagataaactttatctcataacgtaacgaacttgtataatgttgtaacaacaactttacttacactgatttaagtagcagtcggtttataagtgactttattgattcattttgtgttttgttattgttgtcaaaaagtataacggaagtgcctcacaactgaagcggaaaccagtttgatgcgcaaagtagtccaatgtaagtaatattttttgacaaatgtccccagaaattaataattttctaatattaaagacgaatatctgaataggattcattatttgataagaaattataatcatcgacatgtttttttaaaaatcgtacacgtgctgacacctaagttgtctctcgttgtttattagagttacctttcgtccggcgcagtaatacatttgtagtgaatcgccgagaagtcgtgggaaaattaaaaaccatgtaaataaactaaaattaaccaccttttcaagatgaatttcaagtgatcgccattatgcatttaacccgcctgacctgtgtagcatattagatatctgttctaaggtattcattgtgtagaatgtcatgttatgcccttgcaatgctaatcccactctgattttttttgtttacatttttatcaatgagaaatatggcgtccatcccgagctgaaatgacgtggcgttaaatttttacatgtttaagcaaacctgatgtgttagaaagaaaatctcatcccttcaacattatttggaacactgttattgtaaaaaacctgttttttccttatacaaaagcttaatattttgtgttgaatgtactttcacaaagacctctgttttcctattacattcatagtaccatatccttatccacaaaaaactgaatattacaggtgtccatcagtattatatcagtttaggaatatgttttttattttcccaccatcgatttcttgaatatgcaccccatccgcatttctgtatgaactgtgaatgtagcaatatgcgtccccttaacgaCGTTTGCACGCAATATACAATGTTTGTACACAATAAAAACATGGATGTACATAAAAACAAGGTTTTTATCAACATTTGTACACAACATATAGCTGTTTGTAAGTACATAAAGACATTTATACCCAATATAACAGTGTTAATTTTGTACACAGTAAAACGACGTAAGTACACAATTTAACAACGATTACACACGGTATATAGATTATAACAACGTTTGTACACAACATAAAAACGTTTGTACATAATATAATTGTGGCAATACAGGACACCAACAATGGAGGAAACACGAAGCATCGAAGGCGTTCCATATTAAAGCCTGTTCCAGGAACAAATTCTTTAGTGTTTAATATGATGTGCTTTTTTACTGCAACCATCTACCATATTGCTCCTTACCCATGAATTAACACTATTTCTGTACCAAATGCATCTAAAATGCACTGTACATGGTTATAAATAAGAGGAACGATTACTCTTATATTCATTTTTGAGTGcaaaatattaacataataaTCACTGATACAATAAAATGTCGTTTTTAATTCATAGCTAACCCTGTTTGCTTTTTTTATGATAAGGactcaaaatttctttttgtgtttCGACGCTAATAGGAAACCTGTCATGAACTGGCAGCCTGAACTCACATATATTCAACGTAGAATTATTATAACAAAATGCCCCATTTGATCTGAAAATGTTATTGTGAAACATGGTAACcgttataaaaatgtaatttgtcATAGGCTGGCCGTACAGTACCAGTCTATCTGCACGGCACATGTGGTCAAGCTAATATcataaggcatacagacactaaacagaaaaatggcgcgaaaaaaagtggtagtcgcataatggcggatacaaatagtcctcagttgttttgctctgtagagctattttccttattttctttgcaatatttttgctaaaatcacatgacagatctatgcttgacatgtaggtagcattttcataatgaaataacaacatgccaaaattttcatggaaacttagatcatacaccaccagtataatttggggtctcattttttagatgattttgcagtttgtgtgtttgactgaaattgtttttcttgcatcaaacatgacccccacttttcttttgatttttagttagcactaacaatattcttccagaaaatgtaagttacagacatttaaaatgggtcctgatgtgtgctgcggtcattggaaataggtcaattttatatagaataaagaacaacaactgaCTATCGAGTGTTTGCTGGGTATCTTGAAGTCTTTATCAGGGTGTCAGAACTTATTTTTGAGTGAAATAGTTAGTTATTATTATACTgaattaattaaagaaaatgttaagtgtttttgtttgaataataACCTTTATCTCTTGAAGTAAACTACATTTTGGGAAGCAAATCCCAATCTATGTACAATTGGTCCAGAAAACTACATTGTCCTAGAAGAGTTATATAGCtatcactggcttcacttttccattTAGGACCGATTTTATTCGGATTAAATATTGCAATGTCAGCATGAAAGCAAAGTATGGCAGCTAAATCACTATAGAACTGAGGTATCCGGTATCCAGTTTCCACACGGAAAGCAACAGCAGATGCAGTTTGAATTTTTCAGGTACCATCTCTAGTTGTAGTCAGATGAAGAATATTGCCATATAATTTCCCAGTGCCTATTTATAGTATTTTGCGAAGAAGTTATTTTACAATATGCCCAACGAAATCTGCTCACGTGATATAAAATTGCACTTGGTTTAATCATTGACAGTTAAGCCCGATACCGTTGTTGCTCGGGCTATCCAGCGTTGGTTTGCGGAGGTGAATAAAAGCCTGAAACGAAATTAACAGTGTTAAAGACACGCCAAAAAGTCCAATGTAGctattaaatgattaaaacataTGGTATATTTTCATTGATGGACACGCCGCCAAATTTATGCggatatttagattttttttaatcgaGCGGTTCAATAAGTTCTGGgcagtatttatatataaacattcgGTCGTGTCTAAACAGTTTGAAAGCGCTGCAATgtgtaaatgatataaaattgaAAGAAGTCTTTACATTTGTACTTTACATCATACATAATTATGAGAATATACTTTCTTTTAGCTTCAACGTTATCTTTAACGCGATTGTTTCCCATTTAGTATGTAATTGCGAAGTAGCTGTACATTCCGAGGCATGTTTAACTAGAATCTAGTAGGAGATAGAAGAAGTTTCCGGCTTATATACTAACCTAACTAGTAGCTTAATGAACTATATAACATGTTAAAACTTGAAACTGCGGTGGCCCAAACAGGATGCCATAGAAACACCTGTGCGACCAACATCATATGACTTGGATGATTGCAATATATCATTTATTGTGTTAATGATACATCTTATGGAATAGGTGAATGGATGTGTTCATACGCCTGTCACATGGTGTctgaataaaatttgcattttattacttttatccaCATGGGCTTAATGTATATAACCTTGAATCTTAAAACGACTTTCGCTATAGATTTAAGTCAACCCTTTTTAATGgacttttaaagatatattagaccCAAATCCTTATCTGAAAATAAGAACAATTACTTCACagtatttatgtaaacataattgACAGTTTAAAATAGTAAACACCTAACACattccattcgtccgtccgtccttgaTGTCGAGACGTTCATTTACgatccctttttggacttgacaATGCTTCAACTACTTATGTtccttgtgtactcaactcttAACTGTAGAGTTTCCATCCAACTCAAACAACATCAACATGAAATGAGGTGCCCGAGTGGTCGAGGTGCCCGAGTGGTTGAGGTGCACGAGTGGTTGAGGTCCCGAGTGGTTGAGGTGCCCGAGTGGTTGAAGTGGCTTACTTTGATTCACTTACACATCGCCGCTTTCGATTCGAAAACCTCTCTTAGGGTATAGAATTGTTCCATTTGGCGAAGCCATCCTACTGACTTACGCCCCCAAGCTTGCTCAACTGGTTctactttgccccttttagggttCGCCAGAGCTGAATTAAACCAAACtttcaaaagaaatattgtaGATCGCGGAGATCGAACTTACTTGTATAATAAAGCTGCCAAGATGGCACCGAGAATCGGACCAATCCAGTATATATAATGGTATTCCCACGCATTGTCTAAAACCGCACTTGCCACAATTGCCGGTCCGATGGCTCTAGCCGGGTTCATAGAGGCACCAGTCAACATACCCCTGAAAAGGAATGAACAAGTCATTTACTGATAAGGTATTTTTATACATGATATgcttatattttttcagttatgtacCACCTGTAAAGGAACGTAGTTTTAAAAACAGCGGTATCtcgagttttatttttgttactttaaattcTTGTACCTTTTAAATGTAAAGTGACAAAGCCTACTTGGGACAAAGTTTAAATTGTAACATTTGCGATCTTCCATGACTATATAACACacatataattttttaaacaaaggaGTGCAATGAAACTTAATTCGGCAATTAATTTTGAGGAGATTCATACCCCGCCATGATGTCCACAGCCACAGCGAAACCTATAGCCAGAGGCGCAAGTGACGTTTTGGTTCTCGGATTTACAGCGGACATCAGCACCGTGAAAACGAGCACTGTTGTCAACACCATTTCTATAAGCAATCCCCAACCCGGTTTTACATTTTCTGTTGATACCGAGTCTGGGACGTCATACTTTCCAAGGTGGTGAACCCCTCCCTTAATCATTGAATACACACCCGATGGCAGAGTACCCTGTAACAGACAGAAGTTGTAATTAAACTTTAATTCTGTAGACAGGATAAACAAACTGCTTGCCTTCCGGTAATGTACCCCGTAACAAAGGTTGTCATTAATTAGTTAAGCGGGAAACTACTTCAAGTCTTTCAGTTAAGTGCCCTGCAACAGAGAGAAGTTGTCATTAATACCGAAAGCGGGAAACTACTACAAGTCTTTCGGTAAAGTGCCCCGCAACAGAGAGAAGTCGCCATTAATACTGTAAGCGGGGAAACTACTACAAGTCTTTCGGTAAAGTGCCCCGCAACGGACAGAAGTCGCCATTAATACTGTAAGCGGGGAAACTACTACAAGTCTTTCGGTAAAGTGCCCTGCAACAGACAGAAGTCGCCATTAATACTGTAAGCGGGGAAACTACTACAAGTCTTTCGGTTAAGTGCCCTGCAACAGAGAGAAGTCGCCATTAATACTGTAAGCGGGTAAACTACTACAAGTCTTTCAGTTAAGTGCCCTGCAACAGAGAGAAGTCGCCATTAATACTGTAAGCGGGGAAACTACTACAAGTCTTTCGGTAAAGTGCCCCGCAACAGAGAGAAGTCGCCATTAATACTGTAAGCGGGAAAACTACTACAAGTCTTTCGGTAAAGTGCCCCGCAACAGAGAGAAGTCGCCATTAATACTGTAAGCGGGGACAGAAGTCGTATTCAATGCCGTAAAGGGGAAACTACTACAAGTCTTTTGGTGAAATGCACCGCAATAGACAGAAGTCGTATTCAGTGCTGTAAAGGGGAAACTACTAAAAGTCTTTTGGTAAAGTGCCCCGCAACAGACAGAAATCGCATTCAATGCTGTAAAGGGGAAACTACTACAAGTCTGTTGGCAAAGTGCATCGCAATAGACAGAAATCGCATTCAATGCTGTAAAGGGGAAACTAGCATTAGAGAGAAATTGCACATTTAATACTGTACATGGGAAACTATAAAAGTCTTTTAGTTAAGAGCACCGCAAAAGAGATAAGCAAAGGAATgtaataataatttaacaaacatTACTAATGAACTTTGGCTAAACCAATATTAGTCaatgcaaataatattattatgcaAATATAATGTGACAACTGTATTTATATTCATATCTTACATAGTCAGAGTTTAAAGCTATCGTCGTTGGGCAATCAGGACAGAAAATTCGAATTGTGAGATCTTTAGTGTAAATATGACCTGCATTGAACGCTCAGTGAACATTAAAGagtaaaagttttgaacaaatcagttatccctgtttctcgtattctcagggtttctcatatcctcgtttttttgccttaaagttgtcaagtaatttaatgtttgttattttctagacaggaatggtacaaaactgacacactgaaaatttcaagtgatttgaacgcaTTTTGACGAAACTACcagcattttattcaattttcaaaaaaaaaaaaaaaaaaaaatccttatttttatCTGGTGGtattagcaaatttgccataaattattgattatgcaattaattgtcatattttttgatgtatttactacagaatatatctttttattttacaatggtaattttaatgttttaaattctacaacttatttgtgatgaaaagtcaaatctaaatccacgggaatacgagaaactcttggtccatttctgcgggtgagggtggtatcaaatactgtaacaaaataattaaatgggataatgtCTGTAACATTTTATGATTCCATCTGgaagacaagtgaattttctacaaaataacatccaaatgctgtttatgaaatggttttctgttactgggaataaaaacaaccccttagccccgcgagaatatgagaaaacaggatactTGACGATAATTTGTTTGACAACTTTTAATCAGTTATTTATGGAGAAATTATTTCGCCGACCTCTGGATTCGCGGGGCTGAGGTTTCGGCAAGTATGTTCGAATTCAGATTACCGGGCTCAGCCTCATAGAATTGCTTCAGCAATATTCTATATTTACATGATGACGACAAGACCCTTAAAGATTGATAAAAAATGTTCAGACGCTGTGCATAATTTAGTTAAACTAGGATGCATTAGTGTAATCTACAATGagaaaagttttatcaaacttACTACACTTGAAGCATCATATCTCAAAATGAATTAGATTAGTAAAAATACACTCCTCCGAGATAACATATATGTTAGTCACGAGTTTGACCATAATTCActatattaaggtattggacccctaatagtgatgtttaaaaaatggcatttgcttggtatattcttcaagttgaccatgtttcgcactgtgttgcaaattttaaacaacttttaccgtgccgttttttgtaaattttgtataatttatggtatttcctcaagctcgagcagagacaaatttcaatgagATGGCCACTGTCTAAAACGTTTGTAgataattcattacagcattaatgttgataaaagaaacatcaaactattgttaaacaattataaaacacaaaataaaactgtaaatatccttttttctagggtgcctcaagtaaacagatttaatgagacagaattctaactccaacattgaaaatttaaggtcgaatcctgtgggtccgttttgaattttgctcactttattaaaaaataaccttggggcagaagtaaaacctacctgcatttctttcacaatatgtaatctaaagaatgaaggcaaaatagagaacttttaccgcatgtaactcaatatttttcaagatgtctaactctacccctcctgattcaggggtaaattcactttgaacagcataaaattgcttataaaatgaatttttttcacttttgtacaataaatccaTAATAAGtctggaaaaaaagtaaaaacttactagaaaaaaggaaaatatggagagaaaaaatttggtcccagtggggcttgaacctacgccctcctgaaaattgcagtcaaagtaggtttatggtagaaattgaatactcttcaaaaaggaggtactctattacgggtccaataccttaacgtCAAGTGTTTTGGTACTGAAatgaaaacgaaaacgaaaaacgaAGCTCACATTATA from Mercenaria mercenaria strain notata chromosome 2, MADL_Memer_1, whole genome shotgun sequence carries:
- the LOC123562965 gene encoding aquaporin-8-like: MADTEYLINRNNSASRESEGSFDRIWRPIIAEMVGVTLFVFVGCCALVSGNITSAALGHGLTIALLIMGLGEISGGHFNPAVTLGVTLAGGLPVFLAPGYIIGQIVGGVLGAALVRGTLPSGVYSMIKGGVHHLGKYDVPDSVSTENVKPGWGLLIEMVLTTVLVFTVLMSAVNPRTKTSLAPLAIGFAVAVDIMAGGMLTGASMNPARAIGPAIVASAVLDNAWEYHYIYWIGPILGAILAALLYKLLFTSANQRWIARATTVSGLTVND